In Methylovirgula sp., a single genomic region encodes these proteins:
- a CDS encoding outer membrane protein has protein sequence MIRALLMSSVCAVLCAGSALAADLPSDKGPPAYAPPPPPPPSWTGLYVGVNAGYGGDQVRYNHYSAGVLDNTGSLSSSGFLGGGTVGFNYQFPSTNYVLGVEGDFDGSTVRANDDSPFGVGGGSIPNDTKLDWFATARARFGYAFGNILPYVTGGGAFGHVDQLRVDPGANPFGNFSVGSTRTGWTAGAGIEYQVTHNLSVKAEYLHVDLGRQYYQTPAELAFAPMNDHSAHPTLNVVRAGVNWKFEWLTPPTPVVPKY, from the coding sequence ATGATTCGCGCCCTGCTGATGTCGAGCGTCTGCGCAGTCCTCTGCGCGGGCAGCGCCTTGGCGGCCGACCTCCCCAGCGATAAGGGGCCGCCGGCTTATGCGCCGCCCCCGCCTCCACCGCCGTCCTGGACGGGGCTCTATGTTGGCGTCAACGCCGGCTATGGCGGCGACCAGGTCCGTTACAACCATTACAGCGCCGGTGTTCTCGACAATACGGGAAGCCTGTCTTCCAGTGGCTTTCTGGGCGGCGGGACGGTTGGCTTCAATTACCAGTTCCCATCGACGAATTATGTTCTGGGCGTCGAAGGTGATTTCGACGGCTCGACCGTCCGTGCGAACGACGACAGCCCGTTTGGTGTCGGCGGCGGCTCGATCCCGAATGATACCAAGCTGGACTGGTTCGCGACGGCGCGGGCGCGGTTCGGCTATGCTTTCGGCAACATCCTGCCCTATGTGACGGGCGGTGGCGCCTTCGGGCATGTCGATCAATTACGCGTCGATCCCGGCGCTAATCCCTTCGGCAATTTCTCCGTCGGTTCGACGCGGACGGGTTGGACCGCGGGCGCGGGAATCGAATATCAGGTCACGCACAATCTGTCGGTGAAGGCGGAATATCTGCACGTCGATCTCGGCCGGCAATATTACCAGACGCCAGCCGAACTGGCCTTCGCGCCGATGAACGACCATTCGGCGCATCCGACCCTGAACGTCGTGCGTGCTGGCGTGAACTGGAAGTTCGAATGGCTGACCCCGCCGACGCCGGTCGTGCCGAAATACTGA